A window of Rhipicephalus microplus isolate Deutch F79 chromosome X, USDA_Rmic, whole genome shotgun sequence genomic DNA:
ACTCTTCAAAGCCCGAACACTTGGCATATTGTTCCTTGTAGCCCCAAAAATTTTGCAAGTACGTTATTACGTTAAACGTAATGTTTTGAAATGGAATTAAACTGACAAAAGGAGAACCGCAATACACAAAACAGTTTTAGCACATTTTTCCACACATCACAATTGTTCCGGACGCGAACAACATTTCACACAATGTGCATTACATTGATAGTGCGCTTTACTAATGCAAGGGACACTAGCctcgaaataaagttttaaacATAGTTTAGCGCAAAACACTCATTGCCACAAAAAGAATGTTTTTAacatacacaaataaaaaaaataatggctGAGTATTCTTTTATTAAATGCATAGAAGATCTTGCTTCCTTCTTGTACTCATCTCAGGTACGCCTTAGCAGAGGAACCTGAAATTATATAATCGTGAAAGTCTCAGGTGACAAAGCTTTCATGCATTCAACATTAACAAAAACTAAAAAGTCAGCTAGAACTGGTATATTCTTTTTCGAGAACTCTATCAACGATGATTTCACAATATAGTCAAAACTCGATATAAGGaatctggatataacgaaatatcaattgtaacaaagtaaatgaaaaatagtcttgcaaaaGAGATACAAGGAATATAGCTTTATAATGAATTtatggatataacaaacttattttcgtgcaAGATGAATGTTACAATGAGATCTCAGTGCAGTAGGTTAAAGGGATAGGGACATGAAGGTTTCCAGTTGTTCCCAGGCATCAAATGAAAAGCAAAGCCCTCAAGAGTTAAGGCAATCTGCTGGTAAGTATGAGCACACCCTTAAATAGTATTTCACgatttttaaaagctagtttatGTTACAACTGAAAACAACTGCGCAGTGCTCATGCGGGTTCATCGTTGTCGTCATCATTACGGTTAGTGCGATAGTGGCACCAGTGCCACCCGGTGGCAGGGCCAGGAGGCCGCACGGAAAACATCAGTGAGTACGTATAGTTCACGTTTGGGCGGCAATCGGGATGGACGTCTCCTGCAGGTTTAATCCTCGGCAGCCATTCAGGTACACTCggctgcagcttttttttttttttttggcagaactCGATTGCATActtgccaagttcaaggattttGAATTCGGGAGATTTCgcagcggggaggggggggggggcgaattaTTTGCTCCTTTTTTTTCCCGGCATCAAAAAAACCtaaggacaaacaaacaaacaaaaaacatcgcgAAAAACAAGAGGGGGTGCGGGTGGCGGGTCTCAATCACAAGCACAAACATCAGCGTTGCGGTCGGCTTGGAATGGCCGAACACACGAAGGTAGGGTTTTTCCACTAAGGTGAGAGTGTCATAGggtcaacacaactagcagaatttATTTCCTTCAAAGCAGCTCGTGTATGTCTtactgggacacacgtgaacggacgggACGGCACAGCTGGCTGCCCCAAAAacgcgggtcaaagctttgctccctACTAAATTCTCTTGAACACTAACGCCAAAAACATGTCTCGCCTCTTGGTTATTGGCAGTCTAGGCTGGTGTTTggccgccgtcattcaccgtatatgtatacttatctaGATATATTATCACTTCAGAGAGCGAAAAAAAGCCGCCCGTACTGGGTGCCCAGCTCGTCGCAATGCGCCGACGCGCGACTTTGCCCtgcggatggggggggggggggggggggttgatgcttgcgcgcgcgcccttatctttcggTGGGGAGATtagtgtgccttcggctttcactggaacgattgcgttagttgccggggCCCACAAAGGTATCTTCGGTCTATGCACAAGCCccgtttgcaaaaagagcgcGCCTTTCATACACAGCTAGGTATAACTGCGACACTTGTTTGTACTTATCTGTACCTGTAATTACGTATCGAgcatcgcttttttttgtttaaacagcgcgttacgtgtcgagcggtaaacattGTTAGTTCGCTTTCGTCttgtgtgtattgttttcgtgcgtcatttgtgcgcgagCAGCTTGTCGTTCTCAGTGTGGCATTACAAGTTGTTGCTGTCgtatttattgcttcgcccttgcggggAGAaaacgtaactttttttttgcgtatttaCTGCCTTTAGTCTACCGCTGCCTGCCatcggagctcgtagatcgctatcgcgcCGCCGCAACCGCGATGTTGTGCGCGGCGGTTGCGGCAAATGGTGGTGCCTTTTTCAATCCCCGTGCGCTTGACTGCGCACACGCCGAGTccttgtcgaggccgcgcagatggcacgcgaacaggtgccttgtattagcaagccctccgtgtctctgtccgagaaggaactaaggttcctcgaagtgtaacttagaagtgtggcagcttgggctagctggtatggcatgacgatagtcacagggcgagaacaaaacgacgacacagagacattaaggacacgagcgctaacttccaactgagtttattgcgcagagcacgaaaatatatatagaggagacagtaaccatgtgataaaaaccacatgacacaaagagcagaacatgagtaagagaaaaacaaagacaaaaaacaaaagcacagaaaaacggcaaagaaaaactAAGAAGAAagcgaaacagaaaggtaaagataataaTAACTACCTCTACGCGCACCGAATTTCCTTCTCGGGCAGAGCCagggagggcttgctaatacaaggcacctcttcgcgtgccatctgcgcggcctcgacaatgacccgggtgcgCTCATCtatgtgcttgtacagcgtcgctgtgtccttgaaaaggggcactcagtgcagtgctgagcaagaaaaccatctttcccatttctaacattgttagcgtgttctctcagtggatcgttcagacaccttccggtcgttccgacataacaagcaccgcacgaaaggggggtcctatagacaacttcccgggagcatgccgcgTACCTGTTTCTAGGTTGAACTCTGCaatccgttgatgactgcgttttcagtcggtttgtagatttggtgaggctgattaatttgaacggtgccgagaacaggacacggactccaacacgttttccgattttcttgagcctgtgtgatatttggtgtttgtatggaatcacggctatcctttcacctTCTGTATtcgtgttgctcggattctgtcgctgcctctgctctgccttattagtccgcaggatagtctcagcaacggaagcgataaacgcctcggggaaacccgaagccttaagccgggaaactttagctttgaagctcgcagagatattgtgggcgcacgacctatttaaggcattctcaagacggattcgtgctatgcctcgcctaactaacttgctgtgagcagaaTAAAAGGGAAGAAAAGGTTTCCGCGCACGTTGTTCATAACACCAGATGTGCTGTGAACTAAAAACTagtcttaaatccaaaaagcgtaacttgtcattctcgggcatttcatgtgtcaacacaagagccTTTAGacaatcttcgaacacacctaGCGTTTGAGTCGCAAACTACGTACAAAgtcactacaaagattgatatccctcgtagcttcacttctgctttttacttgccgtcctctaactgatgaggctgcaaaacatTAACCTTGTCGGCAACCAACAGGCTCGTACATGAGTTATGCCTACGccggtgactcggcgaccgccgtTGACCGCGGCGAGTTCGTTATCCacgttgtcctgagccatagccGGGCTCAAtccgaagtgtggcagcttgggctagtcgatatcgcatgacgatagttatagcacgagaacaaaacgacgactcagaaatgcccgagaatgacaaattacgctttttggatttgactgttttttagctcacagcacatctggtGTTATGAACAACGTGCGCGGAAACCTTTTCTTCCCTTTTAttctgctcacagcaagttagttaggcgaggcatagcacgaatccgtcttgagaatgccttaaataggtcgtgcgcccacaatatctctgcgagcttcaaagctaaagtttcccggcttaaggcttcgggtttccccgaggcgtttatcgcttctgttgctgagactatcctgcggactaataaggcagagcagaggcagcgacagaatccgagcaacacgaATACAGAaggtgaaaggatagccgtgattccatacaaacaccaaatatcacacaggctcaagaaaatcggaaaacgtgttggagtccgtgtcctgttctcggcaccgttcaaattaatcagcctcaccaaatctacaaaccccctgaaaacgcagtcatcaacggattGCAGAGTTCAACCTAGAAACAGGTAcgcggcatgctcccgggaagttgtctataggatccccctttcatgcggtgcttgttatgtcggaacgaccggaaggtgtctgaacgatcgactgagaaaacacgctaacaatgttagaaatgggaaagatggttttcttgctcagcactgcactgagtgccccttttcaaggacacagcgacgctgtacaagcacaaaaaTGAGCGCACCCgcgtcattgtcgaggccgcgcagatggcacgcgaacaggtgtcttgcattagcaagccctccgtgtctctgtctgagaaggaactaaggtttctcgaaggtttcggtgcaagtagttatattatctttactgttctgtttcgtttccttatagacctttctttgcctttttctgtgcttttgtttttctcttactcatgttttgctctttgtgccacatgattttttgtcacatggttactatctcctctatatattttctcGCTCtacgcaataaactcagttggaagttagcgctcgtgtccttcttgtctctgtgtcgtcaatttgttctcgtgctataactatcctcattctgaagttcacagcgaacgaactatcgccacacccgcttcacaaattactgtagcacggaacctctttactgccgcaggcagtcagcagcaccatgacaaaatagcgcatgtccgtgcgcgtcacgatggtgaagcaAACGCCGGAAACGCCATTAGGCCAATCGGATGCCTAGTTTTGTCACATCCCCCAAGCAACCAATAGAATTGCACGCTAGTGCTTTTGTTGAAAAACTAATGAGCAAGGAGAGCCagcggtggcgggaaattgaagatgaagaacgacccttccaaacgtGACCAAGATTAACACGATAGCTCGTGTGCAACGGCAACAGTTCGGCGCGGAAAAAGCACAATTTTAGCGTCAatttgcgctcacattcatctcacagggatgttataaattgattttgcgccaaaaataatgacgcgagaagctagaaacttctcagataggtgcaaaaataggtacagattccgaaaatgtcagcttcaaacAGTCAATTTTTTTGCGATTTCTGGCTTTCTAAGACCCGTGTCCTTCCTTAATAAATATGTATtgtgttaagaaaaaagaaaatatttacaATCAGCACACAAATATTCATAATCTCACAATATTCAATCAAATTGATAAAGAAATTTCAAAAACGAATTTTAGATACAGTGTGCACCTTAAAAAACCttgtccacaaatgtggacgcttGTAGTGGATAGGTTATACTTGCAAACTTTCTTCAGAAACTGCTTACCAATGAAGAATTTTTTAAGTAGGGCAAGCATGGCGCCCCGTTCAGTTGTCGACCGGGGCAGAGCTCTTGCATCTCCTTTGCTTGCTCTGGCGGGTGGTGACACCCCGACTAGTGCTGGCACTTTCGGGTAAACCACAGCGCCGTGATGATGACCGTGTCACCACCCCCTGGCAGGATCTGCAACAACCATTGTAACAAGCGTGCTTTTGGTCTGGCCACACTTTAATAAATCAACTTAAGTTTAGCCAGAAGGGCCAGAGTATGGGCTAGTTGGTTGCATATGGTTGACACTTGCGACACGTTATTTCAACACAACGAAGAACACAACAAGCGTGTAGTGTTCTACCTGTGCTTTTCATGTCTTTTTTTCGTGTTAAAACAGCGTGTCACAAGTGTCAACTAATTTGTTTAGTCAGTTGGTAGGGATTCACTGTGAAAGAGGGCAAGCATGCAGACAGACACAGGAGAAGATAATAAATTCTGTGGTTTTATGTCCTAAAAACGTatcatgattatgagggacatcGCAGTGATGAGCTTGGagaatttccaccacctggggttgtttataGCACATGTAGATCTACATACGTGGGCAGAGCATTTCGTTGAAATTCAGCTTACGCTTCAGAGATGCGGAAAGGCCCGGCTATAACAAACCCACGTGATAGACACTGTTCTTTACACAGGACCTACCGACTAATGTAAAATAACTTGCCCACAACAAGCTGAACACACAATGCCCCAATAAAAAAAGTTACCTTCTGGTGTTTCACACACCAGAACCACAATATTGTTAGAAGGCACACCAGAGTGGGCTATTGCGCATTCTTCGACGTCCAACTACAGTCGGGAGAAATATGAAAGGGAACAGAGAACTCACATTTCAGGAACGATTACTTGCAGTGTACATACAAATGTGCAGTATTGGTATTCGAAAAGTGTCTTTCCCTTTGAAGTTTTATGCTTTCCCACTACATGGACTCCATCAGGAAATTTCAAAGTTCCCATTTAGAATGCCCATGACAGAACACAACTGTTTTTGTGTTTCGAGTCTACTGAAGTGCAGATCCTGAAGTCTGGAATCCAACCGGTGGTACCCTTTGTGCTCGGCGATGCAACGCATTAGTCACTGAACAACTCCTGCAGTGGTATAAGAGGGCTACTCTCGCTCCTGGAGCATTAAATAGCACCAATTAAAGTTAAGCAGAGCGTGTTATATGTTAACACAGCTCAAAACGAAGTTCAATAAGATGATTGACAACAACCAGAAAAGCACCTAAGTTCAGTTCAAGTGCTCCGGTTCACTGTCGACAGTAGTACATCGAGCAAGCGCGGATTCTGGTTAGAATGAAACTGCAAATCGCATTCTCACACACACAATGAAAACGTGAACGGAAAATCGTGAGCACGCAGAAACACTACGAATTCCCCACGTTTCGCGTTATGCCTGCTTTGCGCATCGGAATTTTATCTTCCCCGCTGCCTACCGCGCAGTGGAAAGAGTCGCgtctaaaaactctgcaagcacgGGACGTCTTATGAATGAAAAGAGAAGGCACAACACGCATCTACATATGAGCAATGGGCAAGGCAACTGTAGCGTGCAAAAGTAACACGCCAACTAACAAGCTGTCGCAGCTAAAGTACGACTTACTTTTCGTGTTCCTCCTGGTCCCAAATCCACATTTCTTCGCCGCACCGTTTCCGAGGGCATTGCACGACGCCAACAAGCTTCATCATCCGTTTAGTCGTTTCTCGAATCTCCGGGCTGCATGAAAACGAAACTCGGTTAACGCAGTTTGTCGGACTATAATAGCTATTAGCGTATCCAAAGTCACCGCACTCAATTACCATGAGTCTGGGAATGCTTTCTCTGCTAGGCACAAAGGACAACAATGAAAAGCAGCCTTCAAACATCCGCTGACGGGTTCGTATAAACATGACGCGCACACAAAGTGCTGGCATCGGCCGAAAACCATGCTCTGACGCGGTTCCAGGCAGACCGGGCAGCTGAATCTGAAAGTGCACAAGACATCAG
This region includes:
- the LOC119176215 gene encoding uncharacterized protein LOC119176215 — its product is MDHADIDLTFSCPVCLEPRQSMVFGRCQHFVCASCLYEPVSGCLKAAFHCCPLCLAEKAFPDSCPEIRETTKRMMKLVGVVQCPRKRCGEEMWIWDQEEHEKSCQGVVTRSSSRRCGLPESASTSRGVTTRQSKQRRCKSSAPVDN